The window TCATTATTTTATTGATCGGGCAGTTAATCAATCAAATGGTAGCAGGGCAGATTTTAAATTTAACAACAGGATCGTTATGGCAGGCCATGTCAACCTATCAGTTAACTCAGCATCTATCGCTAGCAACAGGTGTCGTGATTGTAGTTTTTACACTTATTTTTAAATTAGTGAGTCACCATTATTATGGGGTCTTTTCGTATAAATCATCGGCAAACGCACGTACAACATTACGCCAATTCGTTTATGAGAAACTATTACGCCTAGGTATGGAGTATCAAAAGACTGAGAAAACATCAGGAGTGGTGCAGTTATCGATTGAAGGAATTGAACAGTTAGAGATTTATTTTGGTAAGTACATTCCTCAGTTTTTCTATTCGCTATTAGCACCTTTAACATTATTCGTTGTGATTTCTTTTATTTCATGGAAAGCCGCCTTAGTTTTTATGTTGTGTGTTCCTTTAATTCCTCTATCAATCATTGCTATCATGAAAATAGCGAAGCGAATTTTAAAAGAATACTGGAATAACTATGCTAATTTAGGAGATACGTTTTTAGAAAATTTACAAGGATTAACAACATTAAAAGTATTCGCTCAAGATGAGCAAAAACATATAGAAATGAACGAAGAGGCAGAAAATTTTCGTCGTATTACAATGAAAGTGTTGAGTATGCAACTAAATTCAATTAATATTATGGACTTAATTGCTTTTGGTGGATCAGCTATTGGAACGATTGTAGCTTTATATGAATTTAAAGCAGGAAATCTTCAAGTGGGAGATTTAATTATTATTATCTTACTATCGTCAGAATTTTTTATTCCTTTGCGCTTATTAGGATCATATTTTCATATTGCGATGAATGGAATGGCTGCTTCTGATCGTATTTTTGCTTTGTTAGATACAGAAGAAAATGTGATTAATCATCTAAAAGTGATTCCATCTAAAGATGAATTAGAGATTAAGATAAAAAATATCGATTTTAGTTACGATGGTAAACGTGAAGTGTTAAAAAATATTTCATTTGACTTAACTCCAGGGGGATTAACTGCAGTTGTTGGAGAGAGTGGAAGTGGAAAAAGTACACTAGCATCGTTATTATTAGCTCAAAAGAAAGTTTGTCAAGGTGAAATTACACTAAATGGTGTTTCTTTAACTGAGGTTGAACCACAAGAGCTTTATCGTCACGTGTCATTAGTTTCTGCACATAGCCATATTTTTAAAGGAACTATTCGTGATAATTTATTAATGGCTAAATCAGATGCAACGGATCAAGAAATAGAAGCTGCTTTAAAAACAGCACGATTATATGATTTCATTATTTCATTACCAAGAGGATTAGATACAGAAGTATCTGAAAATGGAAGTTCGTTTTCAGGTGGACAAAAACAACGTTTAGCTTTAGCTCGTGTCATTTTAGGTAATCGCCAAGCCATTATATTTGATGAGGCGACATCGAACATTGATGTTGAAAGTGAAGAGGCCATTTGGGAAGCAATCTATGATTTATCAAAAACAAAAACTATTATGGTGATTTCACATCGTTTAGCGAGTGTGAAACGTGCCAAAATGATTCATGTGTTTAAACAAGGAGAGTTAGTTGAGTCAGGATCACATGAGACATTAATGGAGTTAAATGGAACTTATGCCCATATGGTAGTAGAACAACAACAATTAGAGCGTATTAGGGAGGTGGAATAATGCAACGTCAATCTGGATTTAGCATCATGAAGCGATTAATTTTGGAATTAAAGCCATTAATTTTAGTTATGTTTATTACAATTACCATGGGAGTTTTGGGATTCTTAGCGGCTATTTCTATCGCAAGCTTTGCAGCTGTTGCTCTTGGGACAATGATTGAAGGGCCGACCCTTGTAACCTTTCAAACAGCAATTATCGTCATGATTGTAAGTGCAGTCAGTCGTGGACTGTTACGCTATGGAGAGCAGTTATCAGGACATTATATTGCATTTAAAATTTTATATCTTTTACGTGATAAGATTTTTACTAAACTTCGTACATTAGCGCCAGCTAAGTTAGAAGGAAAAGATAAAGGAAACTTAATTTCGTTAATTACATCAGATATTGAACTATTAGAAGTCTTTTATGCGCACACGATTGCACCGATTGCTATTGCTTTATTAACTAATAGTATTGTTTCAATTATTTTATATCTAATTCATCCGGCTTATGGAATTGTCTCAGCAGCATATTTTATTTTAGTTGGTGTTGTTGTACCATACCTGTCGTCAATATTGGTAAAAACAGCCGGTGTCAGTTATCGCGAAGCCTTTGCTAATAGCAATCAGTATATTTTAGATTCATTACGTGGGCTAAAAGAAATTTTATTATTTAATCAAGGAGAAGATCGTCTAAGAGCATTAAATGAACAATCCAATCATCTGAATCAAAGTGTTCGTAAAATTAAAGATCATGAGGGATTTGTGACAGGATTAACAGGAGTTATCATTACTTCATCAATGTTAGTTTTTGTTGGAATGGGATTTTATTTTTATACAACAAAACAGTTGAGTTTAACATTGGTTTTAGTTGCCCTAGTTATTATTTCTTCCTCATTTGGACCAGTAGTCGCGTTAAGTAATTTATCAAATACGTTAGCTCACACTTTTGCATGTGCTCAGCGTTTATTTAA of the Turicibacter sp. TJ11 genome contains:
- a CDS encoding ABC transporter ATP-binding protein/permease translates to MMINKRLINLCDESKKYMGLTILCSWIGIVCNIIIILLIGQLINQMVAGQILNLTTGSLWQAMSTYQLTQHLSLATGVVIVVFTLIFKLVSHHYYGVFSYKSSANARTTLRQFVYEKLLRLGMEYQKTEKTSGVVQLSIEGIEQLEIYFGKYIPQFFYSLLAPLTLFVVISFISWKAALVFMLCVPLIPLSIIAIMKIAKRILKEYWNNYANLGDTFLENLQGLTTLKVFAQDEQKHIEMNEEAENFRRITMKVLSMQLNSINIMDLIAFGGSAIGTIVALYEFKAGNLQVGDLIIIILLSSEFFIPLRLLGSYFHIAMNGMAASDRIFALLDTEENVINHLKVIPSKDELEIKIKNIDFSYDGKREVLKNISFDLTPGGLTAVVGESGSGKSTLASLLLAQKKVCQGEITLNGVSLTEVEPQELYRHVSLVSAHSHIFKGTIRDNLLMAKSDATDQEIEAALKTARLYDFIISLPRGLDTEVSENGSSFSGGQKQRLALARVILGNRQAIIFDEATSNIDVESEEAIWEAIYDLSKTKTIMVISHRLASVKRAKMIHVFKQGELVESGSHETLMELNGTYAHMVVEQQQLERIREVE
- the cydC gene encoding thiol reductant ABC exporter subunit CydC, with translation MQRQSGFSIMKRLILELKPLILVMFITITMGVLGFLAAISIASFAAVALGTMIEGPTLVTFQTAIIVMIVSAVSRGLLRYGEQLSGHYIAFKILYLLRDKIFTKLRTLAPAKLEGKDKGNLISLITSDIELLEVFYAHTIAPIAIALLTNSIVSIILYLIHPAYGIVSAAYFILVGVVVPYLSSILVKTAGVSYREAFANSNQYILDSLRGLKEILLFNQGEDRLRALNEQSNHLNQSVRKIKDHEGFVTGLTGVIITSSMLVFVGMGFYFYTTKQLSLTLVLVALVIISSSFGPVVALSNLSNTLAHTFACAQRLFNLLDEEPQVLEVAGESLLEMNELKFSDVTFTYPNGQNPIFNQASVTLKKGDKLALIGPSGIGKSTFIKLLMRYFDVEKGRIEVDGTNISTIPTRSLRTTQTLVSQETYLFNDTIYNNIKIGKSDATLEEVIEAAKKASIHDFIETLPNGYETKVGELGGMVSSGEKQRLGLARAFLHNGDVLILDEPTSNLDALNEGSILKSIKDYNENKTIVMISHRKSTTAICDQIYKLENQKLVLKK